A part of Polynucleobacter sp. MG-Unter2-18 genomic DNA contains:
- the thiL gene encoding thiamine-phosphate kinase produces MQSQISSLGEFDLIQRFFKTQSELMLVSNPGSVKLGIGDDCALLKTDPAEEIAITSDMLVSGRHFFADANPEWLGWKALAVNLSDLAAMGARPMGFTLALALPEANSAWLEAFSKGLFAIANQFACPLIGGDTTAGPLNICITAFGSIPKDKAIRRSGALVGDDIWVSGAVGDARLTLAALRHEIELEKGDLEVIEARMHQPTPRINLGIALRGVANSAVDSSDGLLGDLRHILQQSGKDAEIHLERIPKSTTLRKQSPNIQNQYAASGGDDYELCFTATSSLRNTITKISGDLNLPLTQIGSIKEMQHHSPEIQLIDINGARLSPEEVNQLLKSFDHFA; encoded by the coding sequence ATGCAATCTCAAATATCCTCACTTGGCGAATTTGACCTCATTCAGCGTTTCTTTAAAACGCAGTCGGAACTGATGCTTGTCAGCAATCCCGGCTCAGTAAAACTGGGGATTGGAGATGATTGCGCCCTACTAAAAACTGACCCTGCCGAGGAAATTGCCATTACCAGTGACATGTTGGTCAGTGGTAGACACTTTTTTGCAGACGCCAATCCAGAGTGGCTGGGCTGGAAAGCCCTAGCAGTCAACCTCTCAGACTTAGCCGCTATGGGTGCTAGGCCAATGGGCTTCACACTAGCACTGGCGCTGCCTGAGGCGAATTCAGCCTGGTTAGAAGCGTTTAGCAAAGGTTTATTTGCCATCGCTAATCAATTTGCCTGCCCACTCATTGGCGGAGACACTACTGCCGGCCCACTCAATATTTGCATCACTGCTTTTGGCAGTATTCCAAAAGATAAAGCCATTCGTAGGTCAGGCGCATTAGTAGGCGATGACATCTGGGTTTCGGGAGCCGTTGGTGATGCCAGACTTACTCTTGCTGCACTGCGTCATGAAATTGAATTAGAAAAGGGAGATTTGGAAGTAATTGAGGCGCGCATGCATCAACCGACCCCTAGAATTAATTTAGGCATCGCCTTAAGAGGCGTGGCCAATTCTGCTGTAGATTCCTCCGATGGTCTATTGGGTGATCTGAGGCATATCCTCCAGCAATCAGGTAAAGATGCAGAAATCCATTTAGAGCGGATCCCTAAATCCACCACACTACGCAAACAATCGCCCAATATTCAAAATCAATATGCCGCAAGTGGCGGTGATGATTACGAGCTGTGCTTTACTGCCACAAGTAGCTTAAGAAATACCATCACCAAAATCAGTGGGGACTTAAATCTTCCGCTCACTCAAATTGGCAGCATCAAGGAAATGCAACACCACTCACCAGAAATCCAGCTCATTGATATCAATGGGGCTAGATTAAGTCCTGAAGAAGTAAATCAACTGCTCAAATCTTTTGATCACTTCGCATGA
- a CDS encoding NADP-dependent malic enzyme: MSKPSNNSKEQQIADLRAAALHYHEFPTPGKIEIAPTKQLTNQRDLALAYTPGVAAPCEEIVKDPANAFKYTARGNLVGVITNGTAVLGLGNIGPLASKPVMEGKAVLFKKFAGIDVFDIEVNENDPDKLVEIIAALEPTFGGINLEDIKAPDCFIVERKLQARMKIPVFHDDQHGTAIVVAAAILNGLKVVNKDVANVKLVTSGAGAAALACLDLLVDLGIPRKNIWVTDLAGVAYKGRQELMDPEKEPFCQETDLRTLDQVIEGADIFLGLSAGGVLKQSMVKKMADKPLIYALANPTPEILPEEVKEVRPDAVMATGRTDYPNQVNNVLCFPFIFRGALDVGATTITRGMEVAAVKAVAELARAEQSEIVTSVYGIENLSFGPEYLIPKPFDPRLITVIAPAVAKAAMEDGVALRPIKDFDAYRNQLQQFVYHSGTLMKPLFSIAKGVPAAQKRIVFAEGEDERVLRAVQIIIDEHLATPILIGRPAVIEHRIDKFGLRIKAGEDFEIVNPENDPRFRDFWQTYLALTERKGVTESFAKLEMRRRNSLIGSIMISKGMADGMICGTVGNLATHLKYIDEVVGQEPGANVYGAMSGLILPGRQVFLVDTHVNIDPTAEELAELTLMAANEMRKLGIVPKVALLSHSNFGSSSAPSAVKMRDVLALIQKADPSLEVDGEMHGDSALDETIRAGAVTSSPLKGDANLLVLPNIDAANISYNLLKTAAGNGIAIGPLLLGVAKPIHILTPAATVRRIVNVTTLAVVEAASNARGAA, from the coding sequence ATGAGCAAACCAAGCAATAACAGTAAAGAACAGCAAATAGCAGATTTAAGAGCGGCCGCTCTTCACTATCATGAGTTTCCAACTCCGGGGAAGATTGAAATCGCCCCAACGAAGCAATTAACCAATCAGCGTGACTTAGCCTTGGCCTATACGCCTGGCGTTGCTGCGCCTTGCGAGGAAATTGTTAAAGATCCTGCTAATGCCTTCAAATACACAGCCCGAGGTAATTTAGTTGGTGTGATCACCAACGGCACGGCAGTATTGGGTCTGGGAAACATTGGGCCGCTAGCGAGTAAGCCAGTGATGGAAGGTAAAGCAGTTCTCTTTAAGAAATTTGCTGGCATTGATGTTTTTGATATTGAAGTGAATGAAAACGATCCAGATAAATTAGTTGAAATCATTGCGGCGCTTGAACCTACTTTTGGTGGTATCAATTTAGAAGACATTAAAGCGCCAGACTGTTTTATTGTTGAGCGCAAGTTACAAGCGCGCATGAAGATTCCGGTTTTTCATGATGATCAACATGGAACTGCGATTGTGGTTGCTGCTGCGATTCTGAATGGCTTAAAAGTGGTTAATAAGGATGTTGCTAATGTGAAATTAGTAACATCTGGTGCTGGCGCTGCTGCATTGGCTTGTTTGGATTTATTAGTTGACCTGGGTATCCCACGTAAGAATATTTGGGTTACTGACTTAGCAGGCGTTGCATACAAAGGTCGTCAAGAATTAATGGATCCTGAAAAGGAGCCCTTCTGTCAGGAGACTGATTTACGTACCTTAGATCAAGTGATTGAAGGCGCTGATATTTTTTTAGGGCTCTCAGCTGGCGGTGTTCTTAAGCAATCCATGGTGAAGAAGATGGCTGATAAGCCATTGATCTATGCCTTAGCAAATCCAACGCCTGAGATTCTGCCTGAGGAAGTAAAGGAAGTTCGTCCTGACGCAGTGATGGCAACGGGTCGAACCGATTATCCAAATCAAGTGAATAACGTCCTGTGCTTTCCATTTATCTTCCGTGGCGCATTAGACGTCGGTGCTACCACCATCACACGTGGCATGGAAGTCGCAGCAGTCAAGGCTGTGGCGGAGTTAGCACGAGCTGAGCAGAGCGAAATAGTGACCTCGGTATACGGTATTGAGAACCTATCTTTTGGCCCGGAGTATTTAATTCCAAAACCGTTTGATCCACGTTTAATTACCGTCATCGCACCCGCTGTTGCTAAAGCGGCAATGGAGGATGGCGTAGCCCTGCGTCCAATTAAAGACTTCGATGCTTACCGCAATCAGTTGCAACAATTTGTGTACCACTCCGGTACTTTGATGAAGCCATTATTTAGTATTGCCAAAGGAGTGCCTGCCGCTCAAAAACGTATTGTGTTTGCTGAAGGTGAAGATGAGCGCGTATTGCGTGCAGTACAAATCATTATTGATGAGCATTTAGCAACACCAATTCTGATCGGTCGTCCTGCGGTAATCGAGCATCGTATTGATAAGTTCGGATTACGTATCAAAGCGGGTGAAGACTTTGAGATTGTGAATCCAGAGAATGATCCACGCTTCCGTGATTTCTGGCAAACCTATTTGGCCTTGACTGAACGTAAAGGTGTTACCGAATCTTTTGCTAAGTTAGAAATGCGTCGCCGCAATAGTTTGATTGGATCGATCATGATTAGCAAAGGTATGGCTGATGGCATGATCTGTGGAACCGTTGGTAACTTAGCAACTCATCTGAAATACATCGATGAGGTGGTGGGTCAAGAGCCGGGCGCCAATGTTTATGGCGCTATGTCTGGATTGATTTTGCCGGGTCGCCAAGTCTTCTTGGTAGATACCCACGTGAATATTGATCCAACGGCAGAAGAATTAGCCGAACTCACACTAATGGCTGCAAACGAAATGCGTAAATTAGGGATAGTGCCCAAGGTGGCACTCTTGTCTCACTCCAACTTCGGTTCTAGTAGCGCTCCATCTGCAGTCAAAATGCGTGATGTATTAGCTTTAATTCAAAAAGCTGACCCTAGTCTTGAAGTGGACGGCGAAATGCATGGTGATAGCGCTTTGGATGAAACCATTCGCGCTGGTGCGGTCACTTCATCACCATTAAAAGGCGATGCTAATTTGTTGGTTCTGCCAAATATTGATGCTGCCAACATTTCTTATAACTTATTGAAGACTGCTGCTGGTAACGGTATTGCAATCGGACCATTGCTTTTAGGGGTTGCTAAGCCAATTCATATTTTGACGCCAGCAGCTACAGTGCGTCGTATCGTCAATGTGACCACCTTGGCGGTAGTTGAAGCAGCAAGCAATGCTAGAGGGGCGGCCTAA
- a CDS encoding barstar family protein produces MNNRSENGTTVGFDEHSRAESWDSNDRLETESSAANIYAEGGLSRLQTYAANQVSGKKVTASWRAALAVRDAGPPAMLRSVRPNIVQSIRAFRTPDLQEAATELGQHFIYANCANAMTKGEVLEAIAIAYTFTKQQAKNFDPLLDALTTTVDKSGPQPGFVVVLEGLPCTQKFDKEARETLLDVFRDAVDFWSERRTPYRVFYSFA; encoded by the coding sequence ATGAATAATCGCTCTGAAAACGGCACTACAGTAGGCTTTGACGAACACAGCCGGGCTGAAAGTTGGGATAGTAACGATCGACTCGAAACCGAGTCATCCGCAGCCAATATCTATGCTGAGGGCGGTTTATCTCGTTTACAAACCTATGCAGCAAATCAAGTTTCGGGGAAAAAAGTGACAGCTTCTTGGCGTGCCGCTTTGGCCGTTCGCGATGCCGGACCACCGGCAATGTTGCGCAGTGTGCGCCCTAATATCGTGCAATCTATTCGTGCTTTCCGCACTCCTGATCTTCAGGAGGCAGCAACTGAGCTTGGCCAGCATTTCATTTACGCTAATTGTGCAAATGCGATGACTAAAGGTGAAGTATTGGAGGCGATTGCGATTGCTTACACATTCACCAAGCAACAGGCGAAGAATTTTGATCCTTTATTGGATGCTTTGACTACTACTGTTGACAAGTCTGGCCCTCAACCCGGCTTCGTAGTGGTACTTGAAGGATTGCCTTGTACTCAGAAGTTTGATAAAGAGGCCCGTGAGACTCTGCTTGATGTGTTCCGTGATGCCGTGGACTTCTGGTCTGAGCGCCGAACACCATACCGCGTGTTCTACTCTTTTGCCTAA
- a CDS encoding 16S rRNA (uracil(1498)-N(3))-methyltransferase, producing the protein MPQFYLPGPWENQKPNTLTPELAHHLRVRRIQVGEFFPIFDGNGQVAQAKLLSLGNKSGEAELSDIRQDTHRESPYAITLAQGLAGGDKMDWVVEKAIETGAQVIAPLQCERSVTKLTRSSDFERAQKRLLHWQGIVQAACEQCDRTVLAAVEPVQSFASYLQKPQKAKLKLLLSPDTDKSLYSALIDSPPQDIILMIGPEGGHTPEEEAQAQAAGYQIVSLGDRILRTETAGIVAITAVHSIWDPEMQNRLK; encoded by the coding sequence ATGCCTCAATTTTATCTTCCCGGCCCATGGGAAAACCAAAAGCCAAATACCCTCACCCCTGAGCTCGCACATCACCTGCGCGTCCGCCGCATCCAAGTCGGTGAATTCTTCCCTATCTTTGATGGAAATGGTCAAGTTGCCCAAGCCAAACTGCTCTCGCTGGGCAATAAATCAGGGGAAGCCGAGTTGAGCGATATTCGCCAAGATACTCATCGTGAGAGCCCCTATGCAATTACTTTGGCGCAAGGCCTGGCTGGAGGCGACAAGATGGACTGGGTGGTTGAAAAGGCGATTGAGACTGGGGCTCAGGTCATTGCCCCATTACAGTGTGAGCGCTCAGTTACCAAATTAACCCGTTCTAGTGACTTTGAGCGCGCCCAAAAGCGCCTTTTGCACTGGCAAGGTATTGTTCAAGCTGCTTGCGAACAATGTGATCGCACAGTCTTAGCCGCTGTAGAGCCGGTACAAAGTTTTGCAAGTTACCTACAGAAGCCACAAAAAGCTAAACTTAAACTACTTTTAAGCCCAGATACTGATAAAAGCTTATATTCAGCATTGATCGATAGCCCTCCACAGGACATTATTCTCATGATAGGGCCCGAAGGTGGACACACCCCAGAAGAGGAAGCACAAGCTCAGGCAGCGGGTTATCAAATCGTCTCTCTGGGTGATCGAATATTGAGAACTGAAACTGCTGGGATTGTGGCAATTACCGCTGTTCACAGCATTTGGGATCCAGAAATGCAAAATCGCCTCAAATAA
- the tkt gene encoding transketolase, with translation MSNLQIRMANAIRALSMDAVQQANSGHPGMPMGMADIAVGLWNEHLQHNPTDPHWMNRDRFVLSNGHGSMLLYSLLHLTGYDLPIGELKNFRQLHSKTAGHPEYGITPGVETTTGPLGQGISNAVGMALAEKLLAGEFNRPGYDIVDHYTYVFLGDGCLMEGISHEVCSLAGTLKLNKLIALWDDNGISIDGKVVSWFNEDTPKRFEAYGWNVLRAVDGHDAEAVSSAIAQAKKSDKPTLICCKTAIGQGSPNMAGSDKVHGSPLGAVEIAATRVALNWPYAPFEIPNDIYEAWDFKKRGQAAEHEWNKEFQAYKNKYPELASELQRRMQGDLSQDFSKTLDAYLKTCEVKAETIATRKASQNAIEALAPALPEFMGGSADLTGSNLTNWSSCKPVRGEQWGNHINYGVREFGMSAIMNGIALHGGYIPFGGTFLTFSDYSRNALRMAALMKLRSIFVFTHDSIGLGEDGPTHQSVEHVASLRLIPNLMVWRPCDTTESAVAWGAAIERKHGPSALIFSRQNCPFVSRNSQQVKDIARGGYVLRDPKKLKIKAVIIATGSEIALALQTAERLEGEGFGIRVVSIPSTTVFDQQDAAYKVKVLPADIPRIAVEAGISDFWWKYGCAAVHGVDTFGESAPAPVLYEYFGLTVDQIAKTVKQCIAKK, from the coding sequence ATGTCAAACCTTCAAATTCGTATGGCTAATGCCATCCGCGCTTTATCCATGGATGCAGTACAACAAGCCAATTCGGGGCATCCTGGAATGCCAATGGGTATGGCTGATATTGCAGTCGGTCTTTGGAATGAGCATTTGCAACACAATCCAACCGATCCCCATTGGATGAATCGTGATCGCTTTGTTTTATCTAACGGCCATGGCTCGATGTTGTTGTATTCCTTATTGCATCTCACGGGCTATGACTTGCCAATTGGCGAATTGAAAAACTTCCGTCAGTTACATAGTAAAACTGCTGGACATCCTGAGTATGGAATTACTCCCGGAGTAGAAACCACTACCGGTCCGTTAGGTCAGGGTATTTCAAATGCGGTTGGTATGGCTTTGGCAGAAAAATTATTAGCAGGGGAATTTAATCGCCCCGGTTACGATATTGTTGATCACTACACCTATGTGTTTTTAGGTGATGGTTGCTTAATGGAGGGTATCAGTCATGAAGTATGTTCATTGGCTGGCACACTCAAGCTCAATAAACTGATCGCACTATGGGATGACAATGGTATCTCGATTGATGGCAAAGTAGTTTCTTGGTTTAACGAAGATACGCCAAAGCGTTTTGAGGCTTACGGCTGGAATGTCCTTCGTGCTGTGGATGGTCATGATGCAGAGGCTGTATCTAGCGCAATCGCTCAAGCGAAGAAGAGTGACAAACCGACATTGATTTGTTGCAAGACTGCGATTGGTCAAGGCTCTCCCAATATGGCAGGTAGCGATAAGGTGCATGGCTCCCCATTGGGCGCAGTTGAAATTGCAGCAACCCGTGTTGCATTGAACTGGCCATATGCGCCGTTTGAAATTCCAAACGATATATACGAAGCTTGGGATTTCAAGAAGCGTGGCCAAGCTGCTGAGCATGAATGGAATAAAGAATTTCAGGCATACAAAAACAAATATCCAGAATTGGCTTCTGAATTGCAGCGTCGCATGCAAGGCGATTTATCCCAAGATTTCTCTAAAACTTTAGATGCTTATTTAAAAACCTGTGAAGTTAAAGCAGAAACGATTGCTACTCGTAAGGCTAGTCAAAATGCCATCGAGGCTTTGGCGCCAGCGTTACCCGAGTTCATGGGTGGCTCTGCTGACTTAACAGGATCTAACTTAACGAACTGGTCTTCATGTAAACCTGTACGTGGTGAACAGTGGGGTAATCACATTAATTACGGTGTGCGCGAATTTGGTATGAGCGCCATCATGAACGGTATCGCTTTACATGGTGGATACATTCCATTTGGCGGCACCTTCTTAACCTTCTCTGATTACAGCCGTAACGCATTGCGTATGGCTGCATTGATGAAGTTGCGAAGCATCTTTGTCTTTACTCATGACTCTATTGGCTTGGGTGAAGATGGTCCAACCCACCAGTCTGTTGAGCATGTGGCGAGCTTGCGTCTTATTCCGAATTTAATGGTGTGGCGTCCATGTGACACTACTGAGAGTGCGGTTGCATGGGGTGCTGCGATTGAGCGTAAGCATGGCCCAAGCGCTTTGATCTTCAGTCGTCAGAACTGCCCATTTGTTTCACGCAATAGTCAGCAAGTAAAAGATATTGCCCGCGGTGGATATGTTTTGCGTGATCCCAAGAAATTAAAGATCAAGGCAGTAATCATTGCTACTGGTTCAGAAATCGCCTTGGCATTGCAAACAGCGGAGCGTCTAGAGGGTGAGGGTTTTGGTATACGCGTGGTATCGATTCCATCAACGACAGTATTTGATCAACAAGACGCTGCTTACAAGGTAAAAGTTTTGCCGGCGGATATTCCGCGTATTGCTGTTGAAGCGGGCATCAGTGATTTCTGGTGGAAGTATGGTTGTGCAGCAGTACATGGTGTTGATACCTTCGGAGAATCTGCGCCAGCACCTGTACTCTATGAATACTTTGGCTTAACGGTCGATCAGATTGCTAAAACAGTGAAGCAATGTATTGCAAAGAAATAG
- the gap gene encoding type I glyceraldehyde-3-phosphate dehydrogenase — MTIRVAINGYGRIGRMVLRALYEDQVNGKPRRDIKIVAINAMGDIDINAHLTQYDSAHGRFPAEVKVDGDCMVVNGDRIKMFSTRNPLETPWGELGVDLVLECSGKFTSKEKAMAHISQGAKKVLISAPGEKDVDATIVYGVNQQVLKPSDVVVSNASCTTNCLAPLVKPLLEKIGIESGLMTTIHAFTNDQVLTDVYHKDMRRARSAVSSMIPTKTGAAKAVGLVLPALAGRFDGFAMRVPVINVSVVDLTFAASRATSVDEVNSILKTASEGELKGILGFNTLPLVSIDFNHDPRPSIYDASQTRVSADGKLVKVLAWYDNEWGYSVQMLNAAQALMAVK; from the coding sequence ATGACAATTCGTGTCGCAATTAACGGTTATGGTCGTATTGGTCGTATGGTCTTACGTGCTTTGTATGAAGATCAAGTCAATGGCAAGCCTAGGCGCGATATCAAAATCGTCGCAATTAACGCAATGGGTGATATCGACATCAATGCGCACCTGACGCAATATGATTCTGCACACGGCCGTTTTCCTGCTGAAGTCAAAGTAGACGGTGATTGCATGGTGGTCAATGGCGATCGCATCAAGATGTTCTCTACTCGTAATCCTTTAGAAACTCCCTGGGGTGAGTTGGGTGTGGATTTAGTGCTTGAGTGTTCAGGCAAATTCACTTCCAAAGAAAAAGCCATGGCGCATATTTCTCAAGGTGCAAAGAAGGTATTGATCTCTGCCCCAGGTGAAAAAGATGTGGATGCCACTATTGTTTATGGTGTGAACCAACAAGTTCTGAAGCCGAGCGATGTTGTAGTTTCTAATGCGAGCTGTACAACCAACTGTTTAGCTCCATTGGTTAAGCCATTGCTAGAAAAAATTGGGATCGAGTCTGGTTTGATGACTACGATTCATGCATTTACAAATGACCAAGTTCTGACTGATGTGTATCACAAGGATATGCGCCGTGCTCGTTCTGCTGTGAGCAGCATGATTCCAACTAAGACGGGTGCTGCTAAAGCGGTTGGCTTGGTTTTACCGGCATTAGCAGGGCGCTTTGACGGTTTTGCAATGCGGGTGCCCGTCATTAACGTTTCTGTTGTGGATTTAACCTTTGCTGCCAGCCGGGCTACTAGCGTGGATGAGGTGAACTCCATCCTAAAAACAGCCAGTGAGGGTGAGTTGAAGGGTATTTTGGGTTTCAATACCCTGCCTTTGGTATCGATCGACTTTAATCACGATCCACGCCCTAGTATTTACGATGCTTCCCAAACTCGCGTATCCGCCGATGGGAAGCTGGTCAAAGTCTTAGCTTGGTATGACAACGAGTGGGGCTACTCAGTCCAGATGCTCAATGCTGCCCAAGCATTGATGGCTGTAAAGTAA
- the fur gene encoding ferric iron uptake transcriptional regulator, which translates to MNMNQNPTPANLRDIGLKATGPRMKILDFFHQNSGTHFSAEDVFMALAKNDKEIGLATVYRVLTQFEQAGILLRSHFESSKGDSRAIYELNEGQHHDHLVCLDCGHVEEFVDEAIEKRQRDIAKNLGFKLQEHSLAMYGHCQKKNCRNKPKS; encoded by the coding sequence ATGAATATGAACCAAAATCCGACTCCAGCAAATTTGCGCGACATTGGCCTGAAGGCAACCGGTCCACGCATGAAAATCTTGGACTTTTTTCATCAAAATAGTGGCACTCACTTTAGCGCTGAAGATGTCTTTATGGCTCTAGCTAAGAATGACAAAGAAATTGGTCTGGCCACGGTTTATAGAGTGCTAACCCAGTTTGAGCAAGCAGGCATCTTGCTTCGCAGTCATTTTGAGTCCAGCAAAGGGGATAGTAGGGCTATTTATGAGCTGAATGAGGGTCAACACCATGACCACTTAGTGTGCCTCGATTGCGGTCACGTTGAGGAGTTTGTGGATGAGGCTATTGAAAAAAGGCAGCGAGATATTGCCAAAAACCTCGGTTTTAAGCTTCAGGAGCACTCTTTAGCGATGTATGGACACTGCCAAAAGAAGAATTGTCGCAATAAACCAAAATCCTAA
- a CDS encoding outer membrane protein assembly factor BamE, whose product MQNCLQLFTRLLNSIFEMFDLARTSLVIAAISSVMIATGCTSAVDDTQRAWMNKVFRPYVPDVVQGNFISSEQYAKLQVGQSREQVRQILGTPLLASYFHANRWDYVFEFKRAGQQMSKERRVTVFFEGDKLVKFQGDALPTDIELVAEIDGYAKTKRSFWDVMTGSNKPPVTPPLQQPELLVPSPTNNLPAGAIVPAAPASSSFWDFFSFSKKSPDAQPVPQQLGPGTLNVPQASEAK is encoded by the coding sequence ATGCAAAATTGCCTTCAACTTTTTACCCGTCTACTGAACTCTATTTTTGAGATGTTTGACCTCGCTCGGACGAGCTTAGTTATTGCTGCTATTAGTTCGGTAATGATTGCTACTGGTTGTACCAGCGCTGTCGATGACACCCAGCGCGCTTGGATGAATAAAGTCTTTAGACCTTATGTTCCAGATGTAGTGCAGGGCAACTTTATTTCTAGCGAGCAATACGCTAAGTTACAAGTTGGTCAAAGTCGTGAGCAAGTGCGTCAAATTCTGGGAACGCCTTTACTGGCCAGTTATTTCCATGCTAATCGCTGGGACTATGTTTTTGAATTTAAGCGCGCTGGTCAACAAATGAGTAAAGAGCGTCGTGTGACAGTATTTTTCGAAGGCGATAAGCTGGTGAAGTTTCAGGGTGATGCATTACCAACCGATATCGAGTTGGTTGCTGAGATTGATGGCTACGCAAAAACGAAGCGCTCATTCTGGGATGTTATGACTGGATCAAATAAGCCACCAGTGACTCCACCTTTGCAGCAGCCTGAGTTGCTGGTTCCCAGCCCAACGAATAATTTGCCCGCCGGGGCTATAGTGCCTGCAGCTCCTGCCAGTAGTTCATTTTGGGACTTCTTTAGTTTTTCAAAAAAGTCGCCAGATGCGCAGCCCGTACCTCAACAGTTAGGCCCTGGAACTCTCAACGTTCCACAGGCTAGTGAAGCAAAGTAA
- the dapB gene encoding 4-hydroxy-tetrahydrodipicolinate reductase — protein MKIAIAGATGRMGKMLIEAVLNCADADLVGALEHDSCPLLGEDAGAFLGKKTGVAITSDIAKALTGAEFLIDFTRPEGTMAHLAVAQKTGSKMIIGTTGLSPEQIDSLKKASANLAIVFAPNMSVGVNATFKLLEIAAKMLNEGYDIEIVEAHHRHKVDAPSGTALRMGEVIADALGEKLDDVAVYAREGHTGERKTGSIGFATIRGGDIVGDHTVLFAGEGERIEISHKSSSRQSYAQGSLRAARFLQAQDSGLYDMQDVLGLRK, from the coding sequence ATGAAAATCGCAATTGCTGGTGCAACCGGCCGCATGGGAAAAATGTTGATTGAGGCAGTACTCAATTGCGCGGACGCTGACCTTGTTGGTGCTCTGGAGCATGACTCTTGCCCTTTGCTTGGTGAAGATGCTGGCGCATTCTTGGGTAAAAAAACTGGCGTAGCCATTACATCGGACATTGCAAAGGCATTGACTGGTGCTGAGTTCTTAATTGATTTCACTCGGCCAGAAGGCACGATGGCTCACTTAGCTGTGGCGCAAAAGACTGGCAGCAAAATGATTATCGGTACCACTGGCCTTAGTCCAGAACAGATTGATAGCCTGAAAAAGGCTTCTGCAAATTTAGCCATCGTTTTTGCGCCCAACATGAGTGTTGGCGTGAATGCCACATTCAAATTATTAGAGATAGCTGCAAAGATGTTGAATGAAGGTTACGACATTGAAATCGTTGAAGCCCATCACCGTCATAAAGTAGATGCCCCATCTGGTACTGCCCTTCGAATGGGCGAGGTGATTGCGGATGCGCTTGGTGAGAAATTGGACGATGTTGCGGTTTACGCACGCGAAGGTCATACCGGTGAGCGCAAAACTGGCTCGATTGGTTTTGCCACTATCCGTGGTGGAGATATTGTGGGTGATCACACTGTCTTATTTGCAGGCGAGGGTGAGCGGATTGAGATTAGCCATAAGTCTTCTAGCCGTCAGTCTTATGCACAAGGTTCTTTGCGCGCTGCACGCTTCTTACAAGCTCAGGATTCCGGTCTTTATGACATGCAAGATGTTCTTGGCCTACGTAAGTGA